A region of Streptomyces sp. NBC_01788 DNA encodes the following proteins:
- a CDS encoding methyltransferase domain-containing protein: MLLASVNLNKRLGATGARSNLATWLREHGVKIVLAQEPYKPADRTPPALAGFAFAGGDGHLAAWVHENLAPPAVSSPAPWVQRVELEWLVVLQVHLDSYGSASRAAQLTQLTMMATAERGRPLLVCGDFNLAPRPADGLFGEETSDFTTQAERTALRQLMRVAGLVDTTAEEVPAFTFERVFNGRPSRFRCDLALLSDHLTATTTITVDDSVRSGPASFTDHSALLIDLPLTLQAAEPDDVLFALSELTGDHPADTSTRREYQPHKTAMSRQAPSPASRAVTKHLTGPLGIRSILDHGCGRGADVAHYRSTGLDAEGFDPHDDFGWPRPQRSEFDLVTSMFVLNVLPDPWQRIQALKDAASFARPGGYVVAVTRSPEEITKAAADGGWSIHHDGFWSSQSKGTFQRGIAGGEITALARQAGLQPAEGAPVLPLPGVCYAVLTKPTT; this comes from the coding sequence GTGCTGCTGGCCTCGGTCAACCTCAACAAGCGTCTCGGCGCCACCGGCGCCCGCTCCAACCTTGCCACCTGGCTGCGCGAGCACGGCGTGAAGATCGTGCTCGCGCAGGAACCGTACAAGCCTGCCGACCGGACGCCGCCAGCCCTGGCGGGCTTCGCGTTCGCCGGCGGGGACGGGCACCTGGCCGCCTGGGTCCACGAGAACCTTGCCCCGCCAGCCGTGTCCTCGCCTGCTCCGTGGGTGCAGCGGGTCGAGCTGGAGTGGCTCGTCGTCCTTCAGGTGCACCTCGACTCCTACGGCAGTGCCTCCCGGGCCGCCCAACTGACCCAACTCACCATGATGGCGACTGCCGAGAGGGGACGCCCACTGCTCGTCTGCGGGGACTTCAACCTTGCGCCCCGTCCCGCGGACGGCCTGTTCGGCGAGGAGACTAGTGACTTCACCACCCAGGCCGAACGCACGGCTCTACGGCAGCTGATGCGGGTCGCGGGCCTGGTCGACACCACCGCCGAGGAGGTGCCAGCCTTCACCTTTGAACGGGTCTTCAACGGCAGGCCCAGCCGCTTCCGCTGCGATCTCGCCCTGCTCAGCGACCATCTGACGGCGACGACCACCATCACCGTGGACGACTCGGTGCGAAGTGGTCCAGCGTCCTTCACCGACCACTCCGCGCTGTTGATCGACCTGCCTCTGACCCTGCAGGCAGCCGAGCCGGACGACGTGCTCTTCGCGCTGAGCGAGCTGACCGGCGACCACCCGGCTGACACCTCAACAAGGCGGGAGTACCAGCCCCATAAGACCGCTATGAGCCGCCAGGCGCCCTCACCGGCCTCCCGGGCGGTGACCAAGCACCTGACCGGCCCGCTCGGCATCCGGAGCATCCTGGACCACGGATGCGGCCGCGGCGCCGACGTCGCCCACTACCGCTCGACGGGCCTGGACGCGGAAGGCTTCGACCCCCACGACGACTTCGGCTGGCCCCGGCCCCAGCGGAGTGAGTTCGACCTGGTCACTTCGATGTTCGTCCTCAACGTGCTGCCCGACCCCTGGCAGCGGATCCAGGCTCTCAAGGACGCGGCGTCCTTCGCCCGCCCCGGCGGGTATGTCGTGGCAGTCACCCGCTCGCCCGAGGAAATCACCAAGGCCGCTGCGGACGGCGGCTGGAGCATCCACCACGACGGATTCTGGTCCAGCCAGTCCAAGGGGACCTTCCAGCGCGGCATCGCCGGCGGCGAGATCACCGCCCTCGCCCGCCAGGCCGGCCTCCAGCCAGCTGAGGGCGCCCCGGTGCTGCCGTTGCCCGGGGTCTGCTACGCCGTCCTGACCAAGCCGACGACGTAA
- a CDS encoding nucleoside triphosphate pyrophosphohydrolase, giving the protein MNRKGGYGKLVRDRIPQIIREKGAEPVTYVAGPEEYRNRLRDKLGEEVAEFLAADDTEAPEELADVLEVLHALAAVLGVDAGQLEKIREIKASERGGFADRIVWTGNR; this is encoded by the coding sequence GTGAACCGCAAAGGCGGGTACGGCAAGTTGGTGCGGGACCGGATTCCGCAGATCATCCGCGAGAAGGGAGCCGAGCCGGTCACCTACGTCGCGGGTCCAGAGGAGTACCGCAACCGTCTACGGGACAAGCTCGGCGAGGAGGTCGCCGAGTTCCTGGCGGCTGACGACACCGAGGCGCCGGAGGAGCTTGCGGACGTACTGGAGGTCCTGCACGCGCTCGCCGCGGTCCTGGGGGTCGACGCGGGGCAGCTGGAGAAGATCCGCGAGATCAAGGCGAGTGAGCGCGGAGGCTTCGCGGATCGGATCGTCTGGACCGGCAACCGCTAA